CTTAGTATTGTATGCCATCAATTGAAAGTTGGCCTTCAGATCATCATCACCCATTACAATTTACGAATATGCTCATTTATCTACTAATAGGTTGTTGACCcacttgataatgttaattgttcGTAAGCAACAAGACATTTGCAAGTGAAGCTGCAAAACTCTAATTACCACATACGATTCTTTGAAGATCAAGCTTGGCAGCTTAAAAATGATTCTTTTGATCAGAAGATGTGAGGTTCTCTTCTAGAAGTATAGTTCTCATTAAATCTAGAAACACGAGATCGCTTATCAGACTTTTTTATAATGGAAGACTCGGTTCACAATGATGTTCAAACCTTAAGCTCTGAAGCCGGATCGTTACCCTGCAAAATCGATTCCAAATTAACTTTGGTTGCTTCTCACACAAAGCCTCTTTCACACACATTATTAAAGAAAATACCTTTATTTAAAGATGTGAAAGCCGGAAAAATGCCTGTGCATGATGTGGCGTTGTTTTTACTGAAAGTTGGTGCGTTGGAGATAGTAAGGAGATTATCAAAGGCCAGGTGCCATTTTGTATGGTCTGGTCTGCAGGTTTTACAAGTTTTCTGTTATCCACCGCTCAAGTGGCTCCAAAGGTGGGATCCTTTTTCGAATATAATTAAAGGCGCACAGGTTTGTGTTTTGTAAATTAAGTTGCATACTGATATGTCATACATCTTCTTTCATGAGAACATGTTTCAAAATTTTATGTCGATAATTATCTTGCTGCCAGATGTTGTCAAGGCCATTATTAGTGCTCTCTATTGCAACGACATTTTTTGATCAGTCCGAACGGAAAAATCTCGACGCCGATGATATAGACGATTCAGATAGAAGAAGTGATTGTGATGTTGTTCCAGAATCACATTCTGAATTGCTACCTGTAGAGTCAACTGTTGATGTGAGGTATATGAAGTAATATATATGTGCTTACATCCCTTCTTAAATATTTTTcatgaaatattaataatatatacatCGTGAAACTCGAACACAACTACTATACGTTTACATTAGTTTGGCACCTACATTGCAGGGTCGATGATCAAGCTCGGTCACATCAATCTTCAACAAATTGGCTGCTTGATCTTTATAGGGAGCTGGAGAATCAGGGTGTTCGTTTACCTGAAAGGTGATTAAGTACAGTTTAGAATATTTTAGTTTATTTTGGGATTTGGGCTATGGAATGCCTAGTAAAATGGGGTACGATCATCTTATATTCTGCAATCTCGGAAAGATATATTTTATTTGGATAACTGAAGTAAAAGGGAATAAACTGTACGTGATATATCTAACATAAGTAAGAAATTTTTTTGACAGAAGTAACAAATAAGTTGTGAAATAGATGTAAGAATCGTTTCTATGCTGTCGCATCTAGCTGTCCTCACGGTGACCAAATTTTTGATCTATATGTCTTCTGATAATGCTTCTTATACGAGCTACGTGATAATATTGAAAAAACAAATGATAAAGATAGGTAATCGTCTTTCGAGTGGTAAACCAACTCTCCAATATATCAAAACCACTTGATCAATATTTAACATAATATGCTTACATTGATTAAGCCCTATGTTCGTTTACCACTTGGCTCCGTATGTCATCCTTACTTAATTTAACTAAGAttctaataatatttaatatttttctaataataataataataataaagcctATCTAATATAATATCCACAATTAAAAGAATAATTAATAAAACATAATATtatatcctaataataatataagtcataacaATACTCCCGCTCCCAAAAATATTTTGTCCTCAAGGTATTGTTTCAAATTGTCGTCTCAAATAATTTCGGGAGCCCAAACTCTTCGGTGTATTCCCTTTTTAAGCCTCGTGTGGTAATCAATGTGATTGTTATCATTTAAGTAAAGAAATCTCCAGTGGGCTCTTTAATAGATAGATTGAATATAATATCCATCTGTAGAGATTTATATTAGTTAACGCACTTTTATGAGCCCTCTCCTTATTTTCTTTTTCATGCTTGCCTTGCTATTCACCGCCTGATTTGTGATGACCTTTGTTGTTTGCGTGGGTATCATTCGAGTAAGGTAGTTTATCCACGAAGTTTGAGTGCAAGTGTTGCTCGTCGCTAACCGTTTCCATTCTCTTCACTCGTGATTGAAACGTACGGATTAACTCCACGTTGCTCGTCATTGGTGTTCATGCCCGTTTCCACCCTAGAATCGGACGgcggctctgataccaattgatacAAACCAAGTGCTTGTATCGTGATAAGAATGTATAAAAAATAAATAAGGACAGGTAATTGACTTTTGAGAGGTCGATAAGCTCTTCCACAATTTACTTTCAAGAGGTACACCAACTCTACAAGATTTCAAACCGCTTAATCTGTAttcaacataataaaattaaaatgatATATCCCTATATATAGATAATCCTAGTGGGGACCCTGTCGCTAGGGAGGTTTCCTCTACGAACACAAAAAAGATAATCCCAAATTGCTCTCTATGATAATCCTTATTTTACTAAGGCTCTAGTAATAGTTTTTTAATAACATTAAAGCCCATCTAATATAATATCCACTATATATCCATAATGTAAATAGTACGGAGTAAACATAAACAATAAAATCTAATTTGGCATCCTAATTATAATATAAGTCGTGACGGCTTGTTCACCATCCTCATCAGATCTTACTTTGTTTTTGGGTAGTTATCTTTAAAAGTTTTGTTTATATTTGCAGAATAGCATGACAAACTGATGTTTATGCAGAATAAATGAGGATGAGCTTTGTAGGTTCCATTCTGCTGCAAATGGTGACTTTTCATATTTGCTTACGTTAGTCAACAAGTCAATACACTGGAGGGAGACTTACAGAATTCTTTCAGAAGAAGAACTTGAGTTGTGGTCAAATGTCGTGTTTTGGCACGGATTTGATATTATGAATCGCCCCTGTCTTATCATCCGTCTTGTCGCTTGCATCAACTTGCCCCCTAGTGAAAGACCTCGCTTTGCACAAGCAATTAGTATGTTCAAGTTTTATTAGTTTTTTAGATTTTTGAAATAGTTTTTGCATTCTTTTAAatgatttatttatatttatgagCATTACATGTAATCTTAATAGTTTACGGGTAGAGGAAATTAATCCTGATTATATGTTTTTGGCCATACAGTATCTCAGGTAGAACATGGAATCCTACATCTAGTTGACGCTGAAAATCCGCAGGTCACGGTGTTGGTTGATTGCGACGGATTGTCTCTAAGATTCCCGATGCAACTGCTTAGATCCTGCTCTGTCACTCTGCAAGAAAACTATCCAAATCGTCTCGGCTGTTTATTTATTGTTCGGCTTCCACCAGTTGGCAGAGTTATTGCACAGACCTTCATTCAGGTAAGCCACAAGTTATACATAACATACACTTTTATTATGATAGATTTAGATCTTtagtatctatatatttatttcccCAATCTCCACATTATAATTGCCCAGTAAACGAGTATATCTGTATATCACACATTAAATCACaagttaaaatattttttttttttttttttttttttttggtctatTTTACAAATTTAAGAAGGCAAGAAGCTATTGGAATATGAACTCAGACAATCATACTGACAATTTTCTGGATCTTAATAACCCTTAAGAATCAAGatgttttttatataaatattttttgtgattcttatatatttattttgatacTCGGAAACGGATATTGTATACATGAGCAAGTCTGAATTGCTATTTTTATAAAAGTTGATGCTgatataataattctattaaatTAATTCAGGTACTCTATTAGCAGAACAGTTGTATACAATCTGTTTAGCATCCTTGTGCAATCATCAATTGAACAATTTTACTTATTTGTGCTCACAAATATGTATGCAATGTCTCACAAACTTACTACTTTCTGGTTTATTAGGTTCTCAAACCCGCAACCAGACAAAAGCTTAAAATCATAGGGCGAGTATACAAAACTGCTCTGTCGGAGTACCTACAAACATTACCGTCATATCTTGGGGGAGAATGTGCGTGCTCCAGATGTCAAAAGCTTAGCAATGTTGGTATGCAGCTTCCTCGATTCAATGAGATTAGCGGCAATAGACGGTTAAATGTGGATACTGAGAGCACCGAAGAGTTTCAAAGATTTAGTCCTAATGATCAGTTTCGGGATGTGAATGAAGGCTGTGACAGGGTATTAAGATCTGTTGTGATTGGGGTTCTTATGGTATGGGCAATGATTGCCCTTATTGCTGGAATAATTGATCCTGAAAGTCGACCCAGTCTATCACCTTGACGTATGACGAGTAAATAATGCGTATGTTATTATGTTATACGGTAATAGTTAGTTATGGTGTGATACTAGACATTTTGAGAGGTTTTTCAGATGAATATATACAACTAGTGTGATTGCATTACAAACACCCCTTGTGTTCGTTGCTAAATGCTAATCTAGCAGCTAAAAGGGATTCACCCAGACAAATTTTATAAATCAGAAATTAAATGTTTAAATGTTGCAATTATAAAACTGTGAAAAGATCAATCCACATGAAAGTTAATTCAACACAAAAAAATGAAAGACCATAACAGCCACAAAGACAACCAAGCTTCCAAGACCAAACCAAAATAAATCAAGTACATCAagcaaaacatttttttttttttttgggcaaagAAAGAATATATTAATTACACAAAAATAGAACATACATGGCAGGGCATACCCATAACCAACCAAGAACAATACATCAAGAAAACCACCAAAAAACCCACTAGACAATTACTGCCTTCTATTGAGTTTTACATTCCACACTTTCTCAGCACACATAACAGCTCTAGATTCTTTGACTTTTAAGGTCAAAAGTTTGACCTTAATATAATCCTGCATAGCATCAGTTAACTCATCCACATTTCTTTTAATACCTCTGAAAGCTCTATAGTTCCTTTCCTGCCAAATGAAATACACACTTGCAGCAATTACAATTCTGGTAATTATGCTCCAAATTTGGCTCTTATAAGGGTAGACCGACATCATGTTCATAATGACAGAAAGCTCATCAGTCTCAGACCCCTAAACAATAACTTCTGTTTCATCTTATGCCACACCTGAGATGAATAATGACACTTAAAAAACAAATGTTGGACTGAGTCAATACCATTCTCACATAAGTGACATTTAAATTGAATCCCAGGGTTCCATTTCTGCAGCCTATCTTGAGTGGACAACCTATTCCACATAGCCAACCACAAAATGAAAGCATGCTTAGGAATAAATTGGCTAAACCAGACAACATGATGCCAACTTTTAATAGGCCTATCAATCCTTAAATCTGCCCAAGCTTGTCTTGTACTATATAAAACATCAGTATTCTCTTTAGTGACCCAATACACCTTATCCAACTCATCATTCAATTCAGGGATTTTGATCTGATCAAGCAAAGGGAATTTATCCCTCCAATCCATTGGCCATTCACCATCAAATTGCACTCTGTATTCAGCTACACTCAAATTATCATTGAGTCTTGCTTCGTATCTATCCCTTCTGGGAACAAACT
The window above is part of the Rutidosis leptorrhynchoides isolate AG116_Rl617_1_P2 chromosome 1, CSIRO_AGI_Rlap_v1, whole genome shotgun sequence genome. Proteins encoded here:
- the LOC139886638 gene encoding uncharacterized protein codes for the protein MEDSVHNDVQTLSSEAGSLPCKIDSKLTLVASHTKPLSHTLLKKIPLFKDVKAGKMPVHDVALFLLKVGALEIVRRLSKARCHFVWSGLQVLQVFCYPPLKWLQRWDPFSNIIKGAQMLSRPLLVLSIATTFFDQSERKNLDADDIDDSDRRSDCDVVPESHSELLPVESTVDVRVDDQARSHQSSTNWLLDLYRELENQGVRLPER
- the LOC139886637 gene encoding uncharacterized protein; protein product: MNRPCLIIRLVACINLPPSERPRFAQAIISQVEHGILHLVDAENPQVTVLVDCDGLSLRFPMQLLRSCSVTLQENYPNRLGCLFIVRLPPVGRVIAQTFIQVLKPATRQKLKIIGRVYKTALSEYLQTLPSYLGGECACSRCQKLSNVGMQLPRFNEISGNRRLNVDTESTEEFQRFSPNDQFRDVNEGCDRVLRSVVIGVLMVWAMIALIAGIIDPESRPSLSP